From Anastrepha obliqua isolate idAnaObli1 chromosome 3, idAnaObli1_1.0, whole genome shotgun sequence:
cagcaatacgAGTCCTTCCAGTACagtgtatatcaccggtcgtcttcgcctAACTCaactaaaggtaggcccaggaaacatgtcCAACATTCCCATGGCGGCCGGTTTTACGTTAACGGAAAGACACTCCAGTTAACTAGCCTAGCCTAGTGTACCGTACGCCAGCCCTGTCTAGTGAGCCGtcatatttatgtaatatagCATACATTGTCAGTGAATGTTATCCCCGGAATATAAATGgggaagattttttttaaatttttccgtttgtgataaattaaaaaagatttaaaatgaTCAAAACAGTATCTGCGTTCATTTATTGGCATGCTATTGGGTTGTTCgaaaagtaatttcgtttttttgtgtaGATATATCAAGCTTCGAGTTTAAACCCAGGCCTTTCATGTGAtcataaacagttgaattcgataaatttacCCTCTCACTGATCTCACGTGTTGTTATTCGCCGGTTTGCACCAACTAATGCCTTTAACGCGTCTTTATCAGCTTCAGCCGGCCTTTCAAAAcgtggtgcatcttcgacatcaaaaGTGTcggatcgaaattttgcaaaccagttctggcactggcgtattgtcaacacatcttctccatacacattggctaatttctttctggcttgaacagcatttttaccttttttatagtaaaaaagtaaaatatgacgaaaatacTGCTTATTGCTCTCCATATTGCAAGGGCACGGACCAAAAACTACTGCGTGTAATCAATTGAACTTATTCACACACAAGCTTTGCTATATCAGCTATTAAAACATATAATGACAATGCGACTGaagtgtgaaaaaatacaattaaatcctctctcgggaaaaaacgaaattactttccgaacaacccaatatttgtattgaaaaaCTGTTTGTGCGAAATTCGTCCGGCCATTGCGACAGTCTGTTCATAAGAACTATCTGCAATTTTTCagcatatgaataaaatatgtacatatgtatttacggTTATTTAAATAATGCAAGTATACATGTTCGCCTTAGATTTCTTCCTACATTGCATTCATTAGCCCCACTGATTGTGCAATTGACGAAAAAATATGCTCAAAATATATTCCAACTTTACCCACCTTAGACTTTAGCAGACAAATCTCATTTTGTAAACCCACAATGGATTCACTCATCTCTTTGTTAATACTCAACAGTTCTTTTTCCCTTTTATGTAGCTGATATAAATCTTGTTCGTTATCATGTAACTTTTCCTTCATTTCTTCCATAGTTTCCGTAAGCGTGcagattttttcttcatttctaaaaaattaataaagtttgtgttttttttaagacaACGGTTGTAACATAACATagatttcatatttaattattgTCAACAACTTACAGAGTGTGTTGGGTTTTTAGCACCTGAAGTTCATCCAATTGACCACGTAATTTGGCAGAGTTCAACATCTCTTCGCTGTAGGCGTTTTGTAGCGAATTATGTGCTTCTTGCAATTGGCATAGAGCAGTAGAGAGGTCCATTTTCTAAAAGACAGGGAAATTACTAGTAGCACATTAATTTCATAGTGTAATCGCTTAAGCTTTACTTCCAAATCTTCCTTGCTTAACTGATCTTGTAGCAGTTTGACTTCCTCTTTTGATTTATTCAGTTCTCTGCTTAAGCTTTCCATTTGATCAGTTTTGCTTTTAATCTCATGTTTTAGTAAAATGGTGTTAGCCTCATActccatttttaaattttctgaaatgTTACGAAATTTTTACACttacactttttattaaatgtttaaaaatttagtgttgtttgtaaaataaatttcaggcTAATTATGTACTCACCATTTGCCTTTTCCTCCAGTTTGTTAGGTGCATTTCGTTCTTCTTCGAGTTTCTTCTCCAatgcctaaaaataaaaatacttgtataagagaaaaaaaaacaatatagcgTTTTTGCGCGTACCATTCGTGTTTCTATTTccatattcaatttatttgcatgATACTTCAGTTTCGACTCCAAGTGACCATAGtcagtttttaatttctcaCATTCACGTTGATATTTGCGAACTTCGTTGCACTAAAAATAGACATTTAACTAAAATCTGGCCTTTATTTACAAGTGTATGTCAAACCTTTTCATCTATAATGTAAGACATGCGAGACTTTTCTTCGTAGAGTGCCTGAAAGCGTATAGTTacatttttaacttcttttttggCATCAGCAAGTTTCTTTTCCACAACATCCTTTTCTTTCTTGGCATCCAATAATAACTTTTCTTTCATTGCAAACTTAATAACCGTCGTCTCCTTTTCCTTATTTGCCAGTTCCTTTTCTTTTCGAAACTATAAGTAGATGGAAATTAAAATActtcatatttgttttaaagTAGTGTAAGCAAATTACCGCATTTTTCTCCTTGTCAAGTATTGCATTCTCTCGTTGGTACAATGTTATCATATTTTCCTTTTGTGCTAGTGCCGCATGTAGTTGTTCTAACTGTTGTTCATAACACTGCCGCTGCCGTTCGATTTGCGCCATGCACTCAATATGTGCTAAAGTATCTCCAATTTGCGACCTTGGGGTGCTCGGCGAGCTGGGAGTGCCTCCAGTGGACGGTGGTGGAGTAGGAACATCATTTCCTTGCAAAACATGGGATTCGATTGCAGTTGCTTCCACAGCCGTTTCAGCCTCCACAGGAACCATCTGTGGCTCAGAAATCAGGTGGTCATTTGAAACAGCTGTTTGCAATGCCTGCTGCGATTGTATTGATTTCTGCTGCAAAACA
This genomic window contains:
- the LOC129241340 gene encoding coiled-coil domain-containing protein 186, whose protein sequence is MEQSDVKMDSSLERQEDLMNDNESTSDNCNARDELGENCKCEIIKDMAESKVDSPGQDLVEAVLQQKSIQSQQALQTAVSNDHLISEPQMVPVEAETAVEATAIESHVLQGNDVPTPPPSTGGTPSSPSTPRSQIGDTLAHIECMAQIERQRQCYEQQLEQLHAALAQKENMITLYQRENAILDKEKNAFRKEKELANKEKETTVIKFAMKEKLLLDAKKEKDVVEKKLADAKKEVKNVTIRFQALYEEKSRMSYIIDEKCNEVRKYQRECEKLKTDYGHLESKLKYHANKLNMEIETRMALEKKLEEERNAPNKLEEKANENLKMEYEANTILLKHEIKSKTDQMESLSRELNKSKEEVKLLQDQLSKEDLEKMDLSTALCQLQEAHNSLQNAYSEEMLNSAKLRGQLDELQVLKTQHTLNEEKICTLTETMEEMKEKLHDNEQDLYQLHKREKELLSINKEMSESIVGLQNEICLLKSKVQGIGAENVILRKEKVEYDNKYEKLLEELKTEMEKKIEERQLFTKHLSEKTKLYEVTKTKLENIEGDFEASKHKHATVIKELQRELQKYKRSMEHAAPPSVGAPALQNWSHSNNGFKSVAEPNEALLPSTNGFSENGTALVVKQHRTHSRTSSQSSQPSTSRRPSETSESETMASSVTAVQQDLQGPSKKHLVERILRLQQASARQTEKIDFLENHTLSLVAELQKKSKVVQYYMLRDQAGALTSTRSDQNKSELAKYGNGVMSAIYNGIKGDTRSMTLELSLEINKKLQAVLEDTLLKNITLKENLDVLGLEVDNLTRKLRIMESKE